Genomic segment of Catharus ustulatus isolate bCatUst1 chromosome 3, bCatUst1.pri.v2, whole genome shotgun sequence:
cggcgggcgcgggcggcgggagcggagcgggcgcggggcgcggcggggacGCGTTGCTGACCAGGCAGGGCGGCGGAGGCACCACCGAGCTCTTCTTGGAGTTGTACAGGCTGGGATCCTCCTCGCAGGGGCCCGCCGGCCACTGCGCCTGCCCGCACAGGCTCTTCTGGATCTTCTTGATGCCCAGGTGGGCGATTTCCAGGATGTTAAGGAAGAGGGAGACGGCGGCGATGCTGTTCATGAAAACCATAAAGATGGTCTTCTCTGTGGGTCGGGACACAAAACAATCCACCGTGTTAGGGCAAGGGGGCCGAGTGCATTTGTAAAGGGGAGACATGTGAAACCCGTATAAAAGATACTGACCTATCATAAAGCCCACTTCGACCACCGACCGGGTCAGGATATGCAGGACATAGGTGCGCAGCAGGGACCCTCTCAGGGGTGCCTTATGCActtttttctgttcctccaGCTTACGCAGTTCCCTCTCCACCCTCCTGTGCTCCTCGAGCATGGGCTCCAGGTCCTCGAGCTGGGCCCGCAGCTGCGCTTTCCTGTTCTGCCGCTCTTTCTCCAGCGCCCTCAACCTGTAGAGCGCATGGCCCATGTACACCAAGGATGGGGAGGAGACAAATATGATCTGCAGTACCCAGTATCTGATCAAAGAGATGGGGAAGGCTTTGTCGTAACAGATGTTGTTGCAGCCTGGTTGCTCTGTGTTGCAGATGAACTCGGACTGCTCATCATCCCAGACATCTTCAGCAGCCACTCCCAGCACCAGCATCCGGAATATGAACAGGATCGTGAGCCAGATTTTGCCAACTATGGTGGAGTGGATGTGCACTTCTTCAAGGATGCTGCCCAACAAGTTCCAGTCCCCCATGGTCAGAAGTTCATTTCTGGGGGGGAGGTGAaaggttttgaaagaaaaaaaaaaaaaaaaaaaaaaaaaggagagttaTTTTCCATGATGGGTTTCTTTTGGAAATAGCTATTTTTAGCTTTGTCATtgttgcttgtttgcttttgctggttttttgttttttgttttttttttaattttaataaatgtgtTTCAGATACATTCTTCTGATAGCTGGAGAGCTCTTAGAAGTTCATCATTATTTTCTACTTACTGGGTctt
This window contains:
- the GJA10 gene encoding gap junction alpha-10 protein produces the protein MGDWNLLGSILEEVHIHSTIVGKIWLTILFIFRMLVLGVAAEDVWDDEQSEFICNTEQPGCNNICYDKAFPISLIRYWVLQIIFVSSPSLVYMGHALYRLRALEKERQNRKAQLRAQLEDLEPMLEEHRRVERELRKLEEQKKVHKAPLRGSLLRTYVLHILTRSVVEVGFMIGQYLLYGFHMSPLYKCTRPPCPNTVDCFVSRPTEKTIFMVFMNSIAAVSLFLNILEIAHLGIKKIQKSLCGQAQWPAGPCEEDPSLYNSKKSSVVPPPPCLHQPPSSSSEEAPRAAPASGEGAAGAAASRRAPRRHSRASACRDLDEQRGDSPDSGHCPGTRKSSFLSRVFTGSRAGSDSESTASHGGSGLGLGPGSGSGSGSEGKRREEGAPSPPPAASGRRVSMASNARDSPWEGGGGGPRHPVPALGRRERARAQSGPGSAASTAPAPRGLPDTAKLPNAQPPPAVKAATPGNY